The sequence GCACCCCTTGGCAATCATCAGGGAGATGCTATATATCCCGGGCTGATCCTTCTCCCTAAGTTTGGTACGTTTGGGATCCCAGTTGTTGAACGAGCCGGCAATGAACACTTCTTTGCCGGGGTCATGTTTAAATGTGAATGTCACTTGCTTGCGTTTTAGACTTTGTTTCATTGACTTTTTCCTTTCGTATTGTTTATCTTCTTTATTTCGGAATCATCGCTTCAACGCGTGACCAGCGCATGAAATGAATAATGTTTTTTCATTTCATTGCCCATGAGCATTTAATGCATAGGATCACCTCCCTCCGAGAACCTTGTAGAGCGTTGCTCAAAAGACGAAAGAAAAAGCGACTTTTCTATCTCCAGATACTGTTCAAGTGAGGCATCAACATGGCTCATGGCCTGCTTCAGGGCAACACGAATGGTCCATGGGCGCGCGGCGCCTATTTGCGCGAGGGTGACGCTTGTTCCTTTGAGTTGCTCCGTGGGAACGATTCTGTCTACGAGTCCCAGATCAAAGGCCTGATCTGCGTTGATATCTTTTTCCTCTGCAAGCAGTGCCCAAGCTTTAGCGCGTCCGAGGATGCGCGACAGAAACCACGGTAGTGCGCCCCATGGCGTAAGCCTGGAATAGGGCATTCGGTTGATAAGCACGAAGTCTTTGGAAACTACACGAAGGTCGCAGGCCAGGGCCGGACCAAACAGCGAAAGAACGGTCTTTCCCGATAGGGCTGCGACCACAAAATCGTCAATGCGGCGAATGCCCTTGATCAATCGGTGCGAGGCATTTATCTCGCGTATAAAGTCTTGCTCCATGGCGCGTTGCGTCATCGGGTCCTGCCGATGGATCGGCTCGTTAGAGCAAACAATACCGGGTGCAGCCATAATTTTTTCAAACCTGTCCGGAGACAGTATTCCCGGGGGTGGATAGAGAACCAACGCCTTTGAGGGACGCTTTTCCTGATCAGACAGGAACGACATTAGTTCGTTCACTATGTCAGTAAGCATCCCAGGGAAATATTCAGACTGTGTCGTAAAATGCAGGCACATTACGTCGAATGTCTGTTCAACCGTGAAAAACCTGCCATGATTATTGTTCTTTTCCATGTTATCCTCCTATTTATCTAATTATTTCTTCTAATAACCAAAGCCGCTAGAAAACAGCACCTACCGAAAGATTAAACGACGGTGTCAGATCGGAGCCGAACGAATCCACGGTCGTGCCGTCATCGGCGCAGAATTTATATTGCCGGTAGACGGGAACTGTGGCCGATATTTTGACGAAAAGCCCGGGGTATGGCTTAAAGGTGGCCGCCAAAAGCAAAGGGATGCGCCGATCAATAAAAATTCCGCCGGGCAAGGCCGAACGGTCATCCATCCGGAAAACACGATTTTCAAAATTAGCCCCGAGGTCAAACAACCAGCGCGATTTTTGATACGGGTTGTAGGATAAAGTCACTCCCTGCGCCGTCTGCAGTGAAAGACGGTCGTTGATTTTCCAGTCAATGCCGGGGATCGGAAGCACGAGTGTGGAGTCTTCAAGGCGTGTGTGAGCGACAACCCCCACCTGCCATGCAAAAGATTTGTTCACCTGTTGCCGTACGGCCACGAGCCCGCCGCCGGTCATGCCGTCGCTCCATGCGGCATGGTCCTCAGTTGAAAAAGAAAGGTCGCCTACGGCAATCGCCGTCCAGTCCTTGTTGATCTTGTGGCGTCCGATCGGGGATGTGCCGTCAATTGTTAAAATAGGGTAGTTTCCAGTCTTGATTTTTCTGTGTGTTTCCTTCTTGTCCGAACGTTATATAACGGCCCTATTGGGTTGTATCTTCGGCTCAATTCCGCTCTGAACGCCAGAGCCGGCCGCCTTGGTGATATTTTCCTCTTTCCAACCCAAGGAACGCAGGAGGATCGGGAAATCCCGATACCCTGAGATACGCTGAAATCCCTGTTCCACCGTCAGCATGGCATACGCCGTCCAGCGTTCGGTCATATCGCTTTGCGGACGCCACCGCGTCACCCGCCGGGTCTTGGCTCGAAAGTTGCGAATCGGGTTCTCGATGGCATTTGTGCTCAGCAGGCTGATTTGAAGCGTGCTGGGCGCCTCCAGCAAATGCAACGCGATAAGTTCTTCTCCCGCCTCTTCCACGCTTTCCAAAGCCTTCCGATTCTTGCCCGCCACGAAACGCTTCAAATCGTTCAACGCTTCCCGCGCAGCTTGTGAACCCTGAGCCTGCCGAAGCCGGTTCATCAACCGATTCAATTCCGGATAATCCCTGCGGGACAAGCAACCGCGCAGGTTTCGTTCTTTATGCACCAGACAGCGTTGTATCACCGCATCCGGGTGCCGTTCCTTGACGGCCCGTTTCAAAGCCGACGATCCATCCAGGAGATATAACGGCCGTCCGCCAAATCGAACCCCGCGCCGATCCAGCCGCTCCAATAATGCCCGGCTGATTTCATAACTCTCTGTGCTGCCCACCTCGAAATCCAGCATCTTTTTGTGCCCGTCTCCCAGAACACCCAACGCAATGATCACCACCACTGCCTCGCTCAGAACTATCCCGTCCAGCATCAAAATGGCCACTGGTTCCGCCTGTAGATCGCGATCCCTGAGCATTGCCAGATATCGCAAGCTGCCGGACACCCAGTGCCGGCTGACTTCGCTGGCGCTGAATCCGCGGCCTCCCTGCGGATGTAACTGTTGCATGTCCCGACTGCTCACCCCGCTGGCCACCGCCCGCAAGATGGCCGCTTGCACCGCATCGGCTTTCCGCGCCGCCGCATAGCTCTTGAGCTTTACTTCCTGGCCCCGCTTTAGCCGAACCCGCGGCCGCGCAAATCGTTCCTCCGCTCCGTTCAGCCAATATTGCCCCACCACGCTGCCCGCACGCCGATGCGCCGCCCCTGGCTCAGGCTTGTAATACGGCCCGCAAAGCGCCGTCACTTCCTCTCGCATTTGATCTATTAATGCCTTTATCATAACCCCGCGCAATGCCGTGTGCATCGCCTCTTTGCATTCATCTAGTCCCGCTTGCCCTTCCAAGACCGATTTGATAATATCTGTGCCCATGACGGTTTCCTTTCTTTGTTTTTGCCCAATCCGATTGTATCGGATCAGACTGGAAACCGTCACTTAATTTTAACAACGAACGGGACATTACCGTCCGATCAATCCGAAACGGGTTATGGAAAGATGCATAAAGCCGATCCCCGCAAGTTCGGGAGGATTCAAGTCAAAATCATATTGGCTCCATTCCCGTTCAATTGAACCGCTGATCGATGTTTTTTTCGAAACCGGCACGTCAATTCCGGCAAGGATTGCTTCTCTTGTTGCGCGTGCGTGTCCGGCGTCATCCTCAAGGCTGTTCTGCAAATCGGTGCTGGCGCTGACCGTCAGAACGCCGCGGATTAGGTGAGATGGACGGGGCGCCGGCAGGGTGGCGGCTTCAATTTCCAATGATGTACCGGTATCGATGGTAAACGCCTCGGGGATTTTCGATTCATGCTCAGGCGGAGTTGAGCTTATGCTCAATTCTAAGGTTTTTCCTACGTCTTCATCCGGAACGGGTTGATCGGCAAACGTATTTGTGACGGCAAAAACGAACGTAATGAAAATAAGCCGGCAAATATTTTTCATGCCATCCTCCTGTTTGCCCATCCCTACAGCACTATACCGACTGGACGGTATAGTATCAAAACTGTTTTTTTGCCATTCTTCTTATCTGTATTCATTATTTAAGGCGGAGCCTGAATCCATCCCCACCATCGCCCGCACGGGAAATTATGGCTGATGGGGCGACACCCTTTTTGCGAAATTCATTTTGAAACGCTATCGCTCAGATTTTTTTGACGACGCGGACATTTCTGCGGCCTAGGCGTCGCAGGCGGCCGGAACCACTCATCTGCGAGCTGGAGAAGCGTCCGTTTTATCTGGCTGCGTGCGCTTTTGGTGAAATTGGAAATACCCAGCAACTCCGACATCCATATACCCTCCATAGCGAGCAACAGGATCGTCACTCGATCGGGACTTGGCGACGCATTGAGAATTCCGGTCATGTTTTTTAAACGCTCCTTTCGAACGTCATCGAGCAGTTTCGGATCGCGGATTACAGCCGCCAGCAAAGCCGTGGCGGCGCGCCGATACTCGTCCCCGAGGGTGAACCACGCTAGGATTGATGCCTTAATCTCCCTGACCGGGCTCGCCGGCAGTGTGGCGCGGAACTTTGCCTTGCACGCTTTCATGTTGCCGGCGAACCTTTTCACCATAGCTTGAAGAAGATCGCGCTGGCTTGGAAAATGATATATCAATCCTCCCTTGCTGACGCCCGCCTTTGAGGCAACGGCGTCCAGCGTCATATGCGTCGCGCCTTCCTTTAGCACGACATCTTCGGCGGCATCCAGTATCCGCTCACGCGACGATGGTCTCGAACTCATGCCTTTTCTCCTTTTTTTACAACTGGCACTATACCAACTGGTCGGCATAGTGTCAATATATTTTTATCTTTTTGTCCTGCCACGCTAACAGAGCAAAAATGAATCATGCCATACCCACCACAAGGTTAAAATATAATTCAACTGATTCCGGGAATTAGGCACATTGGGCACAATTTATTTGACCATAGGAAAAAGAGTCCGATTCCGGCAAACGATCAATTAGGCACAAATTTTCTTAATCATCGGACACCATCGGACATTTTGGACTGTGCCCAATTGTGCCTAATGAAAACCCTATTTGAGCAAAATCAGGCAAGCTCAAGAAAACACACGGAAGCAAAAAACACCGAAAAGGTCGATCTTGCAAAACCGCTGATAATAAAGGGCGAAATGCTTGTTTTGAGCAGTAAAGGCGGGCTGTTTTTGTGACCCCGCGAGTAAGTCTCGGACAGTCAAAAAGCGGATTTTAAGTCCGATGCGTCTGCCATTCCGCCACCCAGGCTTCTGGTATTGAAAAAATTGATTTTATTGACCAATAATACCATCAGAAGCAAATTGAACCGCACAAAACGAAAAGCAAGGGGAATATGACAAAAAAAAGACGCACCGGCAATCTTTATCAGCGCGGAAAAACATGGTGGCTGAAATATATGGTTGAAGGCCGGCTGATCCGGCAGAGCCTTGAAACAACCAGCCGCGAAGAAGCGGAAGAAAAACAAAAAGAAATTATGCGTCCGTTCATGGCCGCCGCCCGTGTTGACGCTCACGCCATAATGGAGAAACGTCTCCGGAATGCAATTAACGTGGTTAACCCCGCGTATTTGATTTTCACCTTGCGTTCAATATTCCGGCGCTCCGCGCGCAACGCATTTGTATCGGTTTGCAACGCTTGGACATCCTGGATGCGTTCGGCTTTCAACTGAATATCGTTTTCATCGTTATTCATTGCAATGGCGCCGAGTTCGGCTTGGAGTTTTCGGATACGCCGGCGGTTGTCTTTGATGGCTTTATCGCCGGCGGCAAGGGAGGTTTCCTTGGACGCCAATTTCATCTTGGTTGAACCACCGCCGGGGACAGGCACGGTTGTTTCGCTGAATCCGCTCTCATTCCATTTGCTGACAAACGCACATCCAGCAGGCAGTATCCGGCCTGTTCCGTAATGGGGCCGGGCTCAATCAACAGCGGCCGGGAAAAAAGCGGGCCGTCAACGACAAGAGTGTGATACTCGCCGTTCTCACCGCACGGATCAATGCCAATCTTCAGGAATTCATTGATAATTCCGCGGTCAATAATCCGGCCGAGGAATTTCCGGTCCAGTTTCCTTTCGTTCACGGCAACAAGCACGGCTTTGTAACCAAGCGCCAGGAATTCCAGAAGAATTTCCCGACGTTCGCATCCCCACAGCGGCAGGCATGGCGTCATTCCGGCCTGCGCGCATACTTTTTTCTCCCAGGCAAGGTGCGGGGGAAAATCAATATCGCCGAACACGCCCGTCCTGACATTTTTTCCGCGGAGTTCACGCAGGGCGTCAATGAATACGGTTTCATATTCCTCCCAGGCGGCGGAGCGCACAAGCAATGGGAGCGCCAGGGCGGAAGCCTGCGCTTCCAGGATTTCCTTTCTCAAGCCGTGCGATTTTGACCGTATTCCATCCTCGCTGATGATGGTCAGCAGACAGGCCGGCTTGGCGCCCGCGGACGCGGCGCGGTGAAGGGCCAGGCAGGAATCCTTGCCGCCGCTCCAGGAACAGACAAAACGGATGTTTTTTCCCTGCACCAAGGCTTTGGATGCCGGGCCGGCGGATAATTCCCGCGCCGCCTCTGAAATTGCCAGGACATAAGGTTTGCGGGAAATGGGATTTTTTTCAACAACCACCACGGTTTTATAGACCTCCTCAATAATCCGGTAATCCAGCACCTTCTCGGGCGGGCCGTATTTATGCATTTGACCCGCCTTGAGAAGGGCGAGGCGATGGCAGTATTCGCCGGCCAGGTTGAGGTCGTGCAGCACCATAATCACGGTGAGTCCGAAGTTTTTATTCAGCCGGCGGACAAGATCAAGGATGCCCACCTGGTGGGTGATGTCCAGATAGGTGGTCGGCTCGTCCAGCAGAAGGAGTGTCGGCTCCTGGGCCAGCGCGCGCGCGATCAGGGCAAGCTGGCGTTCGCCCCCGCTGATCTGCCCCATGTATTTATCCTTTAACTTGAACGCATCGGTCTGGGTCATGGCATCGCGGGCGATTTGCAGATCGTTTTTTGTTTCCAGGAAACGGAAACCGCCGTAATACGGAATTCTTCCCAGGAGCACAAACTCCTCCACCGTCATAAACCCGGCTTCGGCATTCTGGGAGACAACGGCTACCTTGCGGGCCAGATCCTTGTTTTTCATCCGCCAGATGTCTTTTCCCTCAAGGAGTATGCTGCCGCCGGCGGGCTTTAACATTCTTGTAATCGCCCTGAGCAGGGTGGTTTTGCCCGAGCCGTTCGGGCCGATTATCCCGGTGATCTCGCCGGCCGCCACGTGCAGGTTTATGTCGCGGATGACAAAACCGGAATCCCCGGCCGGGAGCGGCGCCTTCTTGGCCAATGCCGCGCAGGACAGGCGGGAATAACCGCACGTCAATTGTTTTACATGGAGCATGGCTTTTCTCCCGGCCGTCTCCGGCACAAAACATAAACAAATATGCCGCCTCCCAGCAAGCCGGTGATAACCCCCACCGGCAATTCCGCCGGACTGATCACCGTCCGCGCGAGCGCGTCGCAGAAGATTAGGAACGCGCCGCCGCAGAGCCAGGAGGCAGCAAGTAAAATCCGGTGATCATTGCCGAGGAAGAGCCGCATGAAGTGCGGCACCACCAGCCCCACGAATCCGATGATACCCGCCGCCGCCACGCTCAACCCGGTCAGGACGGAGGCTAGGAAAAAAAGCATGCGTTTCGTGTTTTCCACGCTTACCCCCAGATGCAAAGCCTCTTCCTCACCGAGGCCCAAGGCGTTAAGTTCCAGACAGAAAAAATAAGTAACCCCGAGCAGGACGGCGGACATCGCCAACACGATTTTCACGAGCAGCGTGTCGGGCTGTTCCAGGGACCCCATGACCCAGAAAATAATGCTGTGCAGGTCTTCGGTCTTGGAGATGGCCATAAGAAGCGTGATCAGCGAAGAACAGATAAAACTGATCATGATCCCCATCAGCAGGAGATTCCGGATGTTCAGAACGTTCCCCCGCGCGCTCAAAAAATATACCGCGATAATTGCGGCAACCGCGCCGATTGACCCGGCCAGGGGCAGGGACCAGACGCCGCAACCGCTATGCAGTCTCAGAACAATGGTTAAACATACCCCCAACGCCGCCCCGCCCGAGATGCCCATGGTGTAAGGCTCCACGAGGGGATTGCGAAACATGCCCTGCAGAATCACCCCGGCCAGGCTCAAAGCTCCGCCCACCGCAATGCCGAGCAAAATGCGGGGCAGCCGCACTTCGTATAAAATGGTGCGCGCCGCCGGGTCGCCCCCTCCCGTCAACGCCGCAATAATCCCGGCGAGAGGGATCTCGGCCGGGCCGAGGCATAAGGAAATAACGGCCGTGCCGGCCGACAGAACGGCCAGAATCAATATCGCCGCGGTCCAATGGAGGCGTCTGTTCATTTTGTTGCTTTGAAATGGCGATTTTTGTTTCAAAAACGGGGGTTAAAATGTCGCCTTCATCCCGCCCATCACGCTGGCGCCGGGCATGGGATAGCCGTTGACCAGCTGATATTGCTTGTTCAGAATATTGTCGCCGCGGACGTAAATCTCCACACCCGTGCAAATGACCTGCGACGCGTAAGCGCCGCCGGTTAAAAAACCGCCCAATTCCTCCACGTTGGCCCGGTCCGCGTAGACGGAGTCAGTATATTCGGCGTTCACGTTCAATTTCAAGCCCCATTTGCTCTGGTAACCCAGCCGGCCTCCGGCTTTGTTCTTCGGCCGGTAAGCAAGAGTGTTGCCGTCGTACTCGCCGCTCGCGTCCCGCGCGCCCAGCAGGGTATAATTCAACGCGCCTGAAATTTCATCGGTGAGCTGGATGTTCAATTCCGTTTCCAACCCCCGCAAAAGAGCGTCGTTGACGTTCTCCGCCCGGTAAATTCCCCGGCCGTCATCAAACCACGCGATCAGGTTTTTCATATGGCTCTGGAACAGGTAAATCCCGACCGTGCTTTTTTCTCCCAGCGACTGCTGAATGCCGGCGTCATAACTGAAGGCCTCTTCCGGCTTTAAAGCGGGGTTCCCCTCGGAATAATCGTCCCGCCAGTAAAGCTCGTTCACGGTGGGCGCCCGGAACCCGCGGCCGACGGAAGCCTTCAGCCGGGTGGCGCCGGTAATTTTGTAGAGCCCGCTCAGCTTCGGGCTGAGCTCGGCGCCCCATTTTGACTGGATGTCGCAGCGCAGGCCCGGGGTGGCGACGAATTTTTCAAGGAACGATATTTCGTCCTGCAGGAAGCCGGCGCCGGTGAAAAGATCGCGGGCGCCGCCGATCGGCGACACTCCGCCGGATTCCGTGGTGTCTACATGATCGTTTTCAAGATAAATTCCTCCCAAGAGCAACTGCCTCTCGCCGAAGGGCAGGGTTTGCTGGACGTCCAGGCCCGTTTTCCGGTCCCGGCTGATGCTGTCGGCGAAAAGATCGGGATTCTTATAGTTCTGCCAATTCTGATTCAGGAATATCTTGCTGGTAAGACAAGAATTGGTTTCAAACTCGTGTTTATGCGTGAGATCAAGCCAGTATTGCCGGTCATATTGTCTGGCGTTGGGCGAAGGCCAGCTGGTTGAACCGGGCACGCCCTTGTTCTGGCGGGAAAAGCCGGAATTGAGCGTCAGCCGCGATTCAGCGGCTATGTCATAATCAAGTTTCCCGGAAATGTGGTAGCCGTCGCAGGCGCTGTTTTCCCGCCAGCCGTCGGACGCGTTCTGGCTGGCCGTAAGCAAATAGCCGAACCGGCCGATTCTCGCCCCGTTATCCAGTTGAAGAAGACGCGTGTTTTTTGTGCCGTATGAAGCCGCTAAATCCGTCTGCAGGCGCGGCGGGGGATCACGCGTAACAATGTTGACCACGCCG is a genomic window of Kiritimatiellia bacterium containing:
- a CDS encoding glycogen-binding domain-containing protein codes for the protein MKQSLKRKQVTFTFKHDPGKEVFIAGSFNNWDPKRTKLREKDQPGIYSISLMIAKGCHEYKFVVDDVWHADPANQEFVANEFGSLNSVVVV
- a CDS encoding enoyl-CoA hydratase/isomerase family protein, producing the protein MEKNNNHGRFFTVEQTFDVMCLHFTTQSEYFPGMLTDIVNELMSFLSDQEKRPSKALVLYPPPGILSPDRFEKIMAAPGIVCSNEPIHRQDPMTQRAMEQDFIREINASHRLIKGIRRIDDFVVAALSGKTVLSLFGPALACDLRVVSKDFVLINRMPYSRLTPWGALPWFLSRILGRAKAWALLAEEKDINADQAFDLGLVDRIVPTEQLKGTSVTLAQIGAARPWTIRVALKQAMSHVDASLEQYLEIEKSLFLSSFEQRSTRFSEGGDPMH
- a CDS encoding DUF6268 family outer membrane beta-barrel protein, which translates into the protein MNKDWTAIAVGDLSFSTEDHAAWSDGMTGGGLVAVRQQVNKSFAWQVGVVAHTRLEDSTLVLPIPGIDWKINDRLSLQTAQGVTLSYNPYQKSRWLFDLGANFENRVFRMDDRSALPGGIFIDRRIPLLLAATFKPYPGLFVKISATVPVYRQYKFCADDGTTVDSFGSDLTPSFNLSVGAVF
- a CDS encoding transposase codes for the protein MGTDIIKSVLEGQAGLDECKEAMHTALRGVMIKALIDQMREEVTALCGPYYKPEPGAAHRRAGSVVGQYWLNGAEERFARPRVRLKRGQEVKLKSYAAARKADAVQAAILRAVASGVSSRDMQQLHPQGGRGFSASEVSRHWVSGSLRYLAMLRDRDLQAEPVAILMLDGIVLSEAVVVIIALGVLGDGHKKMLDFEVGSTESYEISRALLERLDRRGVRFGGRPLYLLDGSSALKRAVKERHPDAVIQRCLVHKERNLRGCLSRRDYPELNRLMNRLRQAQGSQAAREALNDLKRFVAGKNRKALESVEEAGEELIALHLLEAPSTLQISLLSTNAIENPIRNFRAKTRRVTRWRPQSDMTERWTAYAMLTVEQGFQRISGYRDFPILLRSLGWKEENITKAAGSGVQSGIEPKIQPNRAVI
- a CDS encoding TetR/AcrR family transcriptional regulator, giving the protein MSSRPSSRERILDAAEDVVLKEGATHMTLDAVASKAGVSKGGLIYHFPSQRDLLQAMVKRFAGNMKACKAKFRATLPASPVREIKASILAWFTLGDEYRRAATALLAAVIRDPKLLDDVRKERLKNMTGILNASPSPDRVTILLLAMEGIWMSELLGISNFTKSARSQIKRTLLQLADEWFRPPATPRPQKCPRRQKNLSDSVSK
- a CDS encoding diphthine--ammonia ligase, which translates into the protein MLHVKQLTCGYSRLSCAALAKKAPLPAGDSGFVIRDINLHVAAGEITGIIGPNGSGKTTLLRAITRMLKPAGGSILLEGKDIWRMKNKDLARKVAVVSQNAEAGFMTVEEFVLLGRIPYYGGFRFLETKNDLQIARDAMTQTDAFKLKDKYMGQISGGERQLALIARALAQEPTLLLLDEPTTYLDITHQVGILDLVRRLNKNFGLTVIMVLHDLNLAGEYCHRLALLKAGQMHKYGPPEKVLDYRIIEEVYKTVVVVEKNPISRKPYVLAISEAARELSAGPASKALVQGKNIRFVCSWSGGKDSCLALHRAASAGAKPACLLTIISEDGIRSKSHGLRKEILEAQASALALPLLVRSAAWEEYETVFIDALRELRGKNVRTGVFGDIDFPPHLAWEKKVCAQAGMTPCLPLWGCERREILLEFLALGYKAVLVAVNERKLDRKFLGRIIDRGIINEFLKIGIDPCGENGEYHTLVVDGPLFSRPLLIEPGPITEQAGYCLLDVRLSANGMRADSAKQPCLSPAVVQPR
- a CDS encoding iron ABC transporter permease — encoded protein: MNRRLHWTAAILILAVLSAGTAVISLCLGPAEIPLAGIIAALTGGGDPAARTILYEVRLPRILLGIAVGGALSLAGVILQGMFRNPLVEPYTMGISGGAALGVCLTIVLRLHSGCGVWSLPLAGSIGAVAAIIAVYFLSARGNVLNIRNLLLMGIMISFICSSLITLLMAISKTEDLHSIIFWVMGSLEQPDTLLVKIVLAMSAVLLGVTYFFCLELNALGLGEEEALHLGVSVENTKRMLFFLASVLTGLSVAAAGIIGFVGLVVPHFMRLFLGNDHRILLAASWLCGGAFLIFCDALARTVISPAELPVGVITGLLGGGIFVYVLCRRRPGEKPCSM
- a CDS encoding TonB-dependent receptor; amino-acid sequence: MKAKTRALITTAFGIAAALIVSQSNRAQEAGLQKEPATGPAVPAATQAVAVAEADTVIVSATRIPQAVRDVGVSAAVVPREMITELNAQNIGEVLEKVADVRVNAYGSMGAESGITLRGSSEHQVLLMVDGRRVNAASVGRADLSMYPVDQIERIEIIRGPGSVLYGAGAMAGVVNIVTRDPPPRLQTDLAASYGTKNTRLLQLDNGARIGRFGYLLTASQNASDGWRENSACDGYHISGKLDYDIAAESRLTLNSGFSRQNKGVPGSTSWPSPNARQYDRQYWLDLTHKHEFETNSCLTSKIFLNQNWQNYKNPDLFADSISRDRKTGLDVQQTLPFGERQLLLGGIYLENDHVDTTESGGVSPIGGARDLFTGAGFLQDEISFLEKFVATPGLRCDIQSKWGAELSPKLSGLYKITGATRLKASVGRGFRAPTVNELYWRDDYSEGNPALKPEEAFSYDAGIQQSLGEKSTVGIYLFQSHMKNLIAWFDDGRGIYRAENVNDALLRGLETELNIQLTDEISGALNYTLLGARDASGEYDGNTLAYRPKNKAGGRLGYQSKWGLKLNVNAEYTDSVYADRANVEELGGFLTGGAYASQVICTGVEIYVRGDNILNKQYQLVNGYPMPGASVMGGMKATF